The sequence TTTGAATTCATTTTACGTAGTGTTGATGGTAAATACAAGGTAATTTTGAGTTTTGTAATTTATGTTGTAGtagacactacaagaaatttcaCTATTTATTGTCAATCAAAAACTGACATTATAGGGGTACAATGTCAGTTGCTTGATCGTCATGGAACAAAATGTCATTAAAGATATTTAATGTTGTCACCTTCTATGTGCACTACAAGAaacgggggtactcccgacgcacaaatacgtcggcgaaaatgcaaagtacgtcggaaaaggatatcccgacgtacaaaacggcgtcgggaagcacgtcgggagaaatgcgtcgcgagaggctttcccgacgccgtaccaaagcagcgtcgggaaaggctttcccgacgccggaatatgcgtcggcatgacggcgtcgggaaaaccttattcccgacgccgtctatgccgacgcatattccggcgtcgggaaaacctgttttccgacgtttttttcccgacgtaatgaacgtcgggaaatatttttttatatattttttaaaatattttatttttacttttttccttataatattttgctcaaacattcacaatgatgttcggattgctcaaaaaaatttcgcgacgttttggattaaattaaaataaattaataaatatacaaacacaaattaaaaaaatagaattaaaattaataatacgaataagttgactacaacaaaatatagttcttaatatagaaaaaacataaacataatgaagctagggatcatgtggtggtccctgttgtgcacgagttaggtcttcaatcatctttttcatagcttccacttgtgaagctaatgcttggtgatttctatcttgtacttcaatccgttccaaagcttcatgaagtttagcttgtaattcaatctctttttgtgtggactgcgaacaagatgtcgacgaactgcttgcacttgccgttctgcgggccttcggcttgggtccccaaccaaggccttttgagtagcctggtcgtctacccaacacctgatcgcatatctcatcctcagagagtggctgactaccctctgggataggctgggattggagttccagcatttgattctgcaacaaatttaaaaattatgttaggtaacgcgcaaaaatatataataaaagtggataattaataagggtataacttacatgcgcatcctcggcggcttgcgacacgaatgtcccagctcgaacgtgtgtttcccggaacaattccacacgatcgaccggctgccctcttctttcagcgagctcatgctgtcgttgtagaaacgacttggacccgctactatgattgtaaggctgcttctgtctagcagccttgtttgtccgtgattgctcctgcattaaaacaattatattgtttatttcttatacatataaaaacttgttatcataattaatcatgacaaatacctggaatgcacggctgatataatggtcgcagaggaagtgccaatcctcatcacgtccaaccaatgcgtttggtgggttggcacgagcctcctccgggtcgctgtactttttgaaatgtttatgacagtcggcccggaactctttaaaggtcgtgagcatctgatgctcaacaaacctgttcattgcttgatcattgaaatcaagcacaaagaatcgctgcacattacaaacataacacattagattggctaaagttagatatgtttcaaatgaaatcatatataaatgtgtagtgcatttaattacctggaggtcgcccttgacgacctcaatgtattctct comes from Cucumis melo cultivar AY chromosome 12, USDA_Cmelo_AY_1.0, whole genome shotgun sequence and encodes:
- the LOC127144434 gene encoding uncharacterized protein LOC127144434, producing the protein MSYRRSTFMETDDMFLQFEDDLDNNIAGGSSSVGDNTESSSQQTTPTPRRRAQSRLLELERHVAINGRIPMTIAPGAEKPISPHAVRFSQAIGVCVRKTFPVRCLKWTDVGREYIEVVKGDLQRFFVLDFNDQAMNRFVEHQMLTTFKEFRADCHKHFKKYSDPEEARANPPNALVGRDEDWHFLCDHYISRAFQEQSRTNKAARQKQPYNHSSGSKSFLQRQHELAERRGQPVDRVELFRETHVRAGTFVSQAAEDAHNQMLELQSQPIPEGSQPLSEDEICDQVLGRRPGYSKGLGWGPKPKARRTASASSSSTSCSQSTQKEIELQAKLHEALERIEVQDRNHQALASQVEAMKKMIEDLTRAQQGPPHDP